The following are encoded together in the Capsulimonas corticalis genome:
- a CDS encoding sugar phosphate isomerase/epimerase family protein — MKLKVYKALWGMEGSLDEQLDRIAEAGYDGVETPLPEHNLPEFQRQLETRGLGYIGMIFAGDVAALDRGVAAAGEIDVKFLNIHSGADHLPFDLGCDYFEGALLAEGRSGIKILHETHRGRTLFNPWITAAYLRKFPELKIVADFSHWTCVSERLLDEHDPNMEIAYKRAHHIHGRVGHEQGPQVSDPRAPEFAYAVDRFDAYWSQIRAAHEARGEDTLYFTPEYGPPGYMPTLPYTQQPIGDLWDICLYSAKRIRARWGA; from the coding sequence ATGAAATTGAAAGTCTACAAAGCCCTGTGGGGCATGGAGGGTTCGCTCGACGAACAGCTAGACCGCATCGCCGAGGCCGGCTACGACGGCGTCGAGACGCCCCTTCCCGAACACAATCTCCCGGAGTTCCAGCGTCAGCTGGAAACGCGCGGCCTGGGATACATCGGAATGATCTTCGCGGGCGACGTCGCCGCGCTGGACCGGGGCGTCGCGGCCGCCGGCGAGATCGACGTCAAGTTCCTGAATATCCACTCCGGCGCGGATCACCTGCCGTTCGATCTGGGGTGCGACTACTTCGAAGGCGCGCTGCTCGCCGAGGGCCGCAGCGGGATCAAAATCCTTCATGAGACGCATCGCGGACGCACTCTCTTTAATCCCTGGATCACCGCCGCGTACCTGCGCAAATTCCCGGAGCTAAAGATCGTCGCCGACTTCAGCCACTGGACCTGCGTCAGCGAACGCCTCCTCGACGAGCACGATCCGAACATGGAGATCGCCTACAAGCGCGCGCACCACATCCACGGCCGCGTCGGTCACGAACAAGGCCCCCAGGTCTCCGACCCGCGCGCCCCCGAATTCGCCTACGCCGTCGATCGGTTCGACGCCTACTGGAGTCAGATCCGCGCCGCCCACGAAGCGCGCGGCGAAGACACCCTCTATTTCACCCCCGAATACGGCCCGCCCGGATACATGCCCACGCTTCCGTACACACAGCAGCCGATCGGCGATCTGTGGGACATCTGCCTCTACTCGGCGAAACGGATTCGGGCGCGGTGGGGAGCATAG
- a CDS encoding DUF7009 family protein — MKLRIRGNSVRLRLDRREIAALGLGDTVEERTEFGPSPEHTLRCTVVAREQDTPLAAAFTQNQIAIFIRQEDAATLVNTETVGVEAAQEIGDGRSLRLLLEKDFACLQDRVGEDDTHSFDNPSACSP; from the coding sequence ATGAAACTACGCATACGCGGCAATTCCGTTCGCCTGCGGCTGGACCGGCGGGAGATCGCCGCGCTGGGGCTGGGCGATACGGTCGAGGAGCGCACGGAGTTCGGCCCCAGCCCGGAACACACGCTTCGCTGCACGGTCGTCGCGCGGGAACAGGACACGCCGCTGGCGGCGGCGTTCACGCAAAATCAGATTGCAATCTTTATTCGGCAGGAAGACGCCGCGACGCTCGTGAATACTGAGACGGTCGGCGTGGAAGCCGCGCAGGAAATCGGGGATGGACGCTCGCTGCGCCTGCTGCTGGAGAAGGATTTCGCCTGTCTTCAGGATCGGGTCGGCGAGGACGACACCCACAGCTTCGACAACCCGTCGGCTTGCTCACCCTAA
- the mobA gene encoding molybdenum cofactor guanylyltransferase, with translation MENIAIAILAGGRSRRMGRDKAALPWDGATLLERLAGAAVCVGVPVLVVGRQQPEDWGGPAVTFLPDRYPDLGPMGGVLTALESGSNSILAVACDMPYLDARALEWLLGAARDLPTGAPGLAGRNGDQIEPLFAVYRQDLKEAMAARIAAGRLSMNGLIADSSFVVADVPAEIRAALVNINTPEEWRDLDRKDKL, from the coding sequence ATGGAAAACATCGCCATCGCAATCCTCGCCGGCGGCCGGAGCCGCCGGATGGGGCGGGATAAGGCGGCGCTGCCGTGGGACGGCGCGACGCTGCTGGAGCGACTCGCCGGGGCGGCGGTCTGCGTGGGAGTTCCCGTACTGGTTGTCGGCCGGCAGCAGCCGGAAGACTGGGGCGGCCCCGCGGTGACGTTTTTGCCGGATCGGTATCCCGATTTGGGGCCGATGGGCGGCGTGCTGACCGCGCTGGAGTCGGGGAGCAACTCGATCCTCGCCGTCGCGTGCGACATGCCGTATTTGGATGCGCGCGCCTTGGAGTGGCTGCTCGGCGCCGCGCGCGACCTGCCCACAGGGGCGCCGGGACTTGCGGGACGCAATGGGGATCAGATCGAGCCGCTGTTCGCGGTCTATCGGCAAGACCTCAAAGAAGCGATGGCCGCGCGCATCGCCGCCGGACGCCTTTCGATGAATGGGCTGATCGCGGACAGTTCGTTCGTGGTCGCCGACGTACCGGCGGAGATCCGGGCGGCGCTGGTCAATATCAACACTCCCGAGGAGTGGCGTGATTTGGATAGGAAAGACAAATTATGA